The proteins below are encoded in one region of Gemmatimonadota bacterium:
- a CDS encoding glycosyltransferase family 4 protein, whose protein sequence is MRERNPAVLNAGHYYHVRGGSDRYMVSLGELLESKGHTVVPFAVRDPENRESPWTDRFPDPVDVQNGGLRDAAQFLYSRPAERALRSILSDTPVDVAHLHIYYGQLTTSILRPLRERGIPIVQTLHDYKLACPVYTMVAGDRICEACRGKSFLPALPRRCNRGSLARTLVSVAESYVSRLKGRCHELDHFIAPSDFMRRKMIELDLVDPDRITAIPHHVDLPPREESPAPGKHILYFGRIESVKGVRTLIEAAGPLRECRLVIAGRGGGKAEMESLVERQGWDHIRFVGFQSGEDLERLIRESIATVLPSEWYENYPLAIMESHARSRPVIGAIIGGIPEMIDDGTDGFLFPPGDVEALRDALERATGDLSAAVRMGEAGRRRAEERYDADLHYDRILEVYRRVL, encoded by the coding sequence GTGCGCGAACGCAATCCAGCCGTATTGAACGCGGGACACTACTACCATGTCCGCGGGGGGTCCGATCGGTACATGGTGTCCCTCGGGGAACTTCTGGAGTCGAAGGGGCATACGGTCGTTCCCTTTGCGGTGCGCGACCCCGAGAATCGAGAGTCCCCGTGGACGGACCGGTTCCCGGATCCCGTGGATGTTCAAAACGGCGGTCTGCGCGATGCCGCGCAGTTTCTGTATTCGCGCCCCGCCGAACGCGCGCTCCGGAGCATCCTCTCCGACACTCCCGTGGATGTGGCGCATCTGCACATCTACTACGGGCAGTTGACGACCTCCATTCTCCGGCCTCTCCGCGAACGGGGAATCCCGATCGTGCAGACGCTTCACGACTACAAACTCGCCTGCCCCGTGTACACGATGGTCGCCGGGGATCGCATCTGCGAGGCGTGTCGGGGAAAGTCGTTCCTTCCCGCGCTGCCGCGCCGCTGCAACCGGGGATCGCTGGCACGGACTCTCGTCAGCGTCGCGGAGTCCTATGTGTCGCGCCTCAAGGGTCGCTGCCACGAACTGGACCACTTCATCGCCCCGAGTGACTTCATGCGCCGGAAGATGATTGAACTGGACCTTGTGGACCCGGACCGGATCACGGCGATTCCTCACCATGTTGACCTGCCGCCCCGAGAAGAATCCCCCGCTCCCGGGAAGCACATTCTGTACTTCGGCAGGATCGAGTCGGTGAAGGGCGTGCGCACGCTCATCGAGGCGGCGGGACCGCTGCGCGAGTGCCGCCTTGTGATTGCCGGGCGGGGCGGGGGAAAGGCGGAGATGGAGTCCCTGGTGGAGCGGCAAGGTTGGGACCACATCCGCTTTGTGGGGTTTCAGTCCGGCGAAGATCTGGAGCGCCTCATCCGGGAGAGCATCGCCACGGTCTTGCCGTCCGAATGGTACGAGAACTACCCGCTGGCCATCATGGAGTCGCACGCTCGAAGCCGACCCGTGATCGGCGCCATCATCGGCGGGATTCCCGAGATGATCGACGACGGCACGGACGGGTTCCTCTTCCCGCCCGGAGATGTGGAGGCGCTGCGCGATGCGCTGGAACGCGCAACAGGGGATCTTTCGGCCGCGGTTCGCATGGGAGAGGCCGGACGGAGACGGGCCGAAGAGCGCTACGACGCCGACCTTCACTACGACCGGATCCTTGAGGTGTACCGGCGTGTGCTCTGA
- a CDS encoding GNVR domain-containing protein: protein MSDQDPRSPRTAPDGVPGSGPLAAESPASDSIGILGILVVFLRYRRAFFGLPVILAVAFLLASLLLPSRFTATSAFLPEAAQDESGLPAGLVGLAGQFGVTVPVGGSSPQLYRAVLESRSLRDDLLLSHFAHGEEDAALIDILGVDGDDQPERMEKGRKTLEKRVAITLDTETGIVSVSVETRHPPLSAAVANRAVDLVSSFDLVQRHSHARERRTFVESRLRTAEAELESVEHALMAFMEANRLFQENPRLQFEHDRLERRVSIKQEVFTTLHRELEEARIQEVNDTPVITVIDQATAPRKRSSPNLPLNAAAGLLLGVVLAFIASFGREFLLREEELDPDTHSALTGEMRSLPRSVRQLLGGRRT, encoded by the coding sequence GTGAGCGATCAGGATCCCCGCAGTCCCCGGACAGCCCCGGACGGCGTGCCGGGCAGCGGCCCACTCGCGGCGGAGTCGCCCGCATCTGATTCGATCGGTATCCTCGGCATCCTGGTCGTTTTCCTGCGTTACCGAAGGGCCTTCTTCGGCCTCCCGGTGATTCTGGCCGTCGCTTTTCTGCTCGCGAGCCTTCTCCTGCCATCCCGGTTCACTGCCACCAGCGCGTTTCTCCCCGAAGCCGCCCAGGACGAGTCGGGACTTCCTGCGGGACTGGTCGGACTCGCCGGGCAGTTCGGGGTGACCGTTCCCGTGGGAGGGTCGAGCCCCCAACTCTACCGGGCCGTCCTGGAGAGCCGCTCTCTTCGGGACGACCTTCTGCTCTCGCACTTCGCACACGGAGAAGAGGACGCCGCACTGATCGACATTCTCGGAGTCGACGGCGACGACCAGCCGGAGCGAATGGAGAAGGGCCGAAAGACGCTCGAAAAGCGCGTGGCCATCACTCTGGATACGGAGACGGGCATCGTGTCCGTTTCAGTCGAGACCCGCCACCCTCCACTTTCCGCCGCGGTCGCCAACCGGGCCGTCGATCTCGTGAGTTCGTTCGACCTCGTCCAGCGGCACTCCCATGCACGGGAACGCCGGACCTTCGTCGAGAGCCGCCTGCGTACCGCGGAGGCGGAACTGGAGTCTGTGGAACACGCCCTCATGGCATTCATGGAAGCCAACCGGCTCTTCCAGGAAAACCCGCGCCTCCAGTTCGAGCACGATCGCCTGGAACGACGCGTATCGATCAAGCAGGAAGTCTTCACCACGCTCCACCGCGAACTGGAAGAAGCGCGCATTCAGGAAGTGAACGACACGCCGGTCATCACCGTGATCGACCAGGCGACCGCCCCGCGAAAGCGATCCAGCCCGAATCTTCCCCTGAATGCGGCGGCCGGGCTTTTACTCGGCGTGGTGCTGGCGTTCATCGCCTCGTTCGGAAGGGAGTTCCTCCTGCGGGAGGAGGAACTGGATCCGGACACTCACAGTGCTCTCACCGGGGAGATGAGATCTCTGCCACGGAGCGTCCGTCAACTTCTCGGCGGCCGGAGAACTTGA
- a CDS encoding sulfotransferase, protein MRRAGRTLREMRTIVGSFAMARRFRESDTRVLLILGTVRSGSTVLGHILNSNPEVSGYGETLTSYRSVPRLAGLMSNVRRELGTEAAGVPWLYDKMLHDWLLLGDDVLRSERVSFLILLRDPEETLSSMHRLQEHVPGARLSRMERAVPYLRDRLDTLVEMAARVGDPGRALFVTYGQLVEQTEDVFRAIETHLDLSTPLTEEYELTPATGRALIGDPSPVIRTGRLDRTRTGVRVPADVPERELEEWKCRFKRGVEDLSRTCTTVG, encoded by the coding sequence ATGCGAAGGGCCGGGCGGACGCTGCGCGAGATGCGGACGATCGTCGGGAGCTTCGCCATGGCGCGGCGCTTTCGGGAGAGCGATACGCGGGTTCTCCTGATACTGGGCACGGTTCGTTCCGGCTCGACCGTTCTCGGTCACATCCTGAACTCCAACCCGGAGGTTTCAGGGTATGGGGAGACGCTCACTTCGTATCGCAGCGTGCCCCGGCTTGCCGGACTGATGTCGAATGTACGGCGTGAACTGGGGACCGAGGCAGCCGGGGTTCCCTGGCTGTACGACAAGATGCTCCACGACTGGCTCCTTCTCGGAGACGATGTCCTTCGGTCGGAGCGCGTCTCCTTCCTCATTCTTCTCCGGGATCCGGAAGAGACGCTTTCCAGCATGCACCGCCTGCAGGAACATGTCCCCGGGGCGCGCTTGTCACGAATGGAACGGGCGGTTCCGTACCTTCGCGATCGCCTGGACACGCTGGTCGAAATGGCCGCGCGAGTCGGAGATCCCGGCCGGGCTCTCTTCGTGACCTATGGGCAACTGGTGGAGCAGACAGAAGATGTGTTTCGGGCCATCGAGACGCACCTGGACCTCTCCACTCCGCTGACGGAAGAATACGAACTGACGCCGGCCACCGGGCGGGCCCTCATCGGGGATCCTTCGCCCGTGATCCGGACAGGCCGTCTGGATCGGACCCGCACGGGAGTTCGAGTTCCCGCCGATGTGCCGGAGCGGGAACTCGAAGAGTGGAAGTGCCGGTTCAAGCGGGGGGTCGAAGACCTGTCACGAACCTGCACGACCGTGGGTTAG